In the Lates calcarifer isolate ASB-BC8 linkage group LG16_LG22, TLL_Latcal_v3, whole genome shotgun sequence genome, AAGTTAAGTACATACATTAGAGCAAAAGTTATACAGaatatacacactcatacagggTGACTGAAAGGATCAACATCTCTGCTTGGCATGGCTGTAGAATCTTAGTCTTTGTTTTACCACACGTGAAATTTAGCCATTTGATTGAAATTGATACGAGATAATGCTGAATCAGCAAAGTCCTTCAAGCCTGTCATCCACGCAGAGTGACACCTTTGCTTCTAATTATAAGATCGGCTGATCTGGGTGCAGCCCTGCAGAGCATTGCTTATGACATTTATGAGTCAAATATCCGCTGCCATTTTGACACTTGTAAACAAAGTGAATCACAACAGAGAAAGTAAGCCGTTATATCTTAACGTTAACTTAACACCAGAATTCATTAATCCAAAGGAAACAGTATGGTATAATGGTTGTTTTCCATTCATTACTTTAATTTTGTGACTGTATTGCAAACAattttagaaaaatgaaaatgagagtgaaagaaaacattagAATATTTGCACTGTTGATACTGCATATCTAAACTAGAATTACACTAATATGAATTATTTAGATAATTTACATAATCTGCTGTTGACCTCTGATTTCtacagaaattttaaaaagatcaCAAAATCTTCAGAACAGCAgctaaaaaaggaaaatggtgCAGCAGTAACACTCATTACCTGCAAGTGGTGTTGATGTTAAAATGACAGCAgctattcttttcttttccagcaGGTGATGACATGAACATGTCTACATCTGCACATCTAATTTGCTGCTACTTTTCCTTCATGCCCGCTAAAtaagagcattttttttttgttacaaaagGCATGAAGGGCTTCAAATCTACTGTATTACACAACTTCCTTTGCTGTCAGGAAAGAGCTCCAAACACTGCGCATTAAACCTGTAAATGGGAAAGCCTTTATCAACTGCACATAGGCTGAATCATTACTGTGTCACTGCAGTTAGGACAGGAAGCAgcaaaaaagacatttacagaaatatCACAGATTATGACCCAAACTTTGCTTTTAGGCACATGGGGTTTCAGCACAGTTAAATCATCCAGAGGTGGTTTTGGTTGGTTTTGCAAGACAGCAAGAAAGCGATTAATGAGAGAAAGTAAGAAACCATTTTTAAAGGTTGGAGATGGGTGTGAtgaacagagcagaaacaaaccATCCATTTGAGTGGGAACTTTTTTTCATCACCTGCCTCCTCTTACAGTGGGAGCTATTACAAAGCAGAGCTGTGGAAACTCACAGCTGGATGAGTGAGAAATCTGCTAATGGTGTGAAGCATGACAATATGACTGAAAGCATGTCTACTTTCAGACCTTTAGAGAACCTCACAACCATCTAAAATCGTGAAAGCTGGCTGAATAGGAATGAAAGGTGTAATAGTATATTGATTCTTAAGGCTGTGATGTAGTTATGATGTAGTTATTAGTTTTGTCTCAAATCATACTGAACTAAAGCAAAGCCTGGATTTATGCCACCAACAGGAATTCAGACCGACAAAATCTTTTCAGAATAAGGGCAGAAATATTggatattttttattactgtcaacaaatcccatgaaaagacaaaaaactaatataaatgtatttcccaaaacacCTGGGCACCacaaacattactgaaacaggagtaaatagtgcatttgttagGGACTAACAAACTTTTAAACTGTTAGCTGAAGTGAACGTCATAACAGCAAAGTCTACACCCAGTTACTGATAATGTGtcactgtccatggtgctgaggCTCACACAAGTTCAAGTCACACAATCGCTCTGTTTTGTGTCCTACTGCTCAGTTATTTTTCTTCcctaacatttttttcatcataaacATTGAGGAAAGTATACTAAGAGTTATGAAGCATATATGACCATTAGTAACACTTTGCCTTTACAacaagattttacatttttttgtcagttgtggCTGTTCATGTCTATATGAAAGTGTGTTATTAAGATACTTCCTAATAAGATATTCAGACAGACTTTCTCCCAGTACTGGGATAGCTGGCAAGAAGAGGCacttaaatcagttttttaGTCAACgaggaaagaaaaagtcattttagGGTAAAAGAAACACACCCAGTTTGTACCCAgtgttttcatgtcagtgtcacTGCATTTTATGTCAGTCAGTTGACACCCATGGGGAAAAAGTGAAGGTCGCTTGCTGCTTTATCCTCATATTAGTCAACATGTTGTCACATCCATCTATATGATCACAtcacttttttaaattcaaatttacaTAAGGTCTGATTAGCTACCTTACCtgtttttagttgttgtttttttttaaagttatttttctgtcattttgctttcattatgacagtgacagtggagagagacaggaaaggccggggagacagagggatgaaATGCAGCAAAAGGCCCAAGATGGATTCAAACCTAGGCCACTGTGGTAAAGACTCTGGCCTTAACATCTGTCATGATCTACCAGGTGAGCTACTGGAGTAAATATACGTTGCCATTTATGGTCTATGCACCCAAAATTTAATTCATTTGGTTTCCAGTCATACAACAGTTCTATATGCTGCTTTTCACCCAAAAAGGAATGATATTTTGGGGTAAATACAATATCCTGTAGAATTTTTAGCAAAAATTTCAACCATCGGCAGCTTACGTTCTGTATGTATTATCTATCAAAAACCCAAACTGATCAAACTCAAAACTTTAATTGTCAAACAATCAGCCAGACAAAACAACTCAgctttgaaaaataaaccaacatCTTTTATTTGGTGAGTGGTGTACATCACTATATGCACTAAAGGCAGGTCTATGCACAGTTATAACTTCTTTGCTCTACATATTGAATAGTATAAAGTGATTATATGCATCTGTGTCCATTCAAAATGTGttccccttcctcttcctcttgtatTTCCGTTTTATCATGAAATTCTCCTACACAACTTGTTCAACATTTAGATCATGATTGCAccactgaaaatgaatgagaCAACTGCTAATTTGAATTTAATGCAACAGATGTTCTGTTGAAACTTGttccagtttatttattcatagtAGAACAATAAATCTATTTAATGTTATCattctaatgaaaaaaaaaaaaatcaaatgctcCATTGTAATTATATCCAGTGACAATAGATTTTCTATAAAGCAGTGATTCTACTGAAAGCCAATGGTGCTGGAGTTCTCTATTGAAAGATGATGGAACTATTTAAGGTAAATATTTCCACTGAACAACAGTTGTCttgaaaataatgtgacaaaTATTCCAATTAAATTCTACAAAGCAGTGATTAGAATGAAAACTAATGAAGATTAATTGTAAGTGCTCTATTGGAATCTAATGGTTGGTTGGTTAGTGAAAATAAGACAGCACTCAATCACACACATGTTCCATAACACAACATAATCAGACAAAGCTAAGGTTACAACAGATCCACCAAAATTCAACGGGAAAGTTATTCTATTAAAATGCTGTTCCACTAATGTTCAGTGGGTCAGATGTTTAAATGGAAGTTAGGGAGACAAATTCTACTCAAATCTAGCAGGTCAGTGTTTCCATTAAAAAATTATTAGGCAGAATGGTTCCACCAATGGTGCTACCACCCATTAAGAATTAATTGGACAAATGCTCTAATGAAAGTTAATACATTAATGTAAAATGAGAGTTCAGTCAATCAGACAGATGTTCCCTTCAAATAAACTCATTTAATGCTAGTGACACAGGagccactgaaaataaataggACAGCTTTTATATTGAAAGTAATTGCAATGGCTGTTCCATTGAAGTTTAACAGGTCAAATGTcaatttaatgttaatgtattCACTcaaatttattaattaatttaaggaAGTATTTCAGTTGAAGGTTTATATTATGCAACAATAATCtttaaacaaaatgtgatatatatttattattctaTTAAACGTAAATGGCCTAGGTTCAGTACAGTTTGCTCCACTTACATTTCTATAAAGCAGTGATTCAATGAAAGCCAATGGTGCTGGCATTACACTGTAAAGTAACTAGACATGTTCTCTATTGAAAGTTAATGGAACTTTTGATAGTGAAAACAAAAGGTTCACTATTGAAGGTGAGTGCTGTTCTATTGACATTCAATGGGTCAAATGTTTAACTGAAAGTAGATGGGacaaatttaattcaaattcagCAAGACACTCGTTCcttattaaaacaaaattatgaGGGGAGAAATGTTTCCGTTGAAGGTTGATGGAACAACATTGATCTGAGAAAGAAAGTAAATGTGGTACTTCTGTTTCTATTTACTGTTGCCAGTTGCCTTTCTCAAACGCTGACTGACCAAACTGCACATGGACATGCATGTTGCTCGGTGCGGCCCAGAATCATTAGTGATTAGTATTGtgtatatatagtgtatatatacagtgtaaacATGTACTGtgtggatggatagatagataatcACATTGGAGAACACACCATCGTTGGTTCATTTGACTTTTGAATGTCCTTTGGATtaatattgtgttgtttttggaatGGGCAGTTTCATGGGGATGAGTTGAGGTATTCACTTGAGCACAGGCCCCTCCTCAAAGtggctgcaggaaaaaaaaacatggagagAAAGTGGATAGAGAAGAGAAGGTGTTATTGATGAGAAACAACCTCTATTCCTCCTACAAATTTACAAATTCAGGACTGTTGCAAATGTCAGTCATTGTTCATATAGAATTGGTTTTAGGTTTTAGGTTACAACTAGGTTGGTTAAGAGTAATATGTCAATGAGGGCCACACTTCTGACAGTACAAACATTTGtctataagtgtgtgtgtcagcaccTACCAGCTGAAAGTTGTTTAGGAGGTGATCTACATTGATGTCATCGTAGTTCTCTTGGAAGGTGTTGGGTTCATCCCTGGACTCCTCAGGGTCGCTGGTTCCAGGATCTTCTAGGCTGTGTGCGTATGAATAcatttgaataattttatttaataacATCTTATTTCTACAAATACTTGACATTCTATGGCACAATCAGGGAAAAGATAATGGAAAATAGAAAGTGACAcctgacaagaaaaaaaaaccttatttTTGCTTAAATAATTCATTCCTATGTGTTGTTTCATAACcataaattaaaatgtactgATGTTCTGCAGACTTATAGCTACATATTATCTTGGTCCAGTGTCATTATATCTTGTGACTGTTTCCtttattgttatcattttttGTGATCTTAAAAACTTTCAAGCTGCAGATATGGCTATTTAGTCTTGGTCCAAGTCCACGTTATGGAGACTGCAGACCTGAATGTTGGAGAATTAAGCTGCATttattgtttgtatgttttagtGAATGTcttgaaaaaagttttaagtCTTTATAAAAATCTGTGGTTAGTAACAGAAGGAGGCTTTTTTTAGTTCACCTGAATTGGTTGGGTCTCTGAACTATAAAATGGTCTCCATAAAGCCAGGAGTGATAGTCTAGCGAACAGCAACAACCAAAGTTTAGTGGTAAAGTCAGAGATCATCAACTGTTCATTTTACATCTCATTACGAAAAGCTGAGCTCAAGAAATTCAAATTAGACTAGAATAAAAAGGCGAAAGGTGTGGtattttcaaaaatgcaaaataatacCTGAGTGTTTCCATTGCaattttacatttcactttaAGGAAACCCAGAAGTTATGCACCTATACAGTCAGCTTATGGCAGAGAATGAAACCAAGGTGGACATGTGAAGATATGGAAGACTGATTCCTACCTTCTCTTTCCTGTTAAGACTGAGTTCAGGTATTTCTTGACAGCCATCTGTTTGCGGAAGCGGCTGTAATTGTCTGTAAAGATGGCATCTGAGTGACGCTTCACTGGctcctccatcagctcatcactggacagaggagagatcatgaaagaaacagagagaaggatgaaTGTGTTACAGTTGAGAGGGCAGCAGGTTTCAATGCAGAATCAGTACAGCTCAGGATCTGTGATTCATGTTgtcttttcttgtgtgtgtgtgtgtgtgagtccctCCTGGCAACAAACATGTAATGACGAAGTAATGGCATAAattaacctttaaaaatgtttagtcAATTACAAAATGCATCATCAAGCAGGTCGGGTCCTTTCATTGTAAATGTCAGTGGGTCCTCTCAGTTAAACAGTAAATAGACAAGACAAAAAGTTCACCTCTCTCAACATGAAATAGGTGAAATGTGatgtattttcactttttacaaaAAGCCTCATCTGATGTCCAAGTTACAAAACATGGTTTTGacaggaaacattaaaaatgttcatataattaatttgtattttacatAACTAAAGGAATTTATGATGAAATTTGGGAAATCAAATCAACTTTTTGATGTTTGCTTTATCAAGAACGTTTGGCTATTTTTCAAACTCAGTTTTGAATCATGGATTTTGATAGAAAACATGCCGTCTTGAACTGAAAAACCAAAATCCTTGAATTAATATGTtgtctgtttttccttcatAACTAAACCACACATTTAAATatgctctgtgttttccttgtcTTTGTGAGCGTGAACTTCTGTATGAACACAAATAGCTCTGTCAGAAAAGCCCTGATATTTAACCTCAAACTATTTAAGAGTTTGTCATACTCTGAGGTGACATTTCTCCATGGTTCCACATTCACTGTGGCTTTGGACCATTAAGTGACAATTACAATTTTTAATCATTCTTGCCTTTAACTCATTCAGTCAAATTCCGTGTGGATTCGATGTTGTACATTcagatgaggaggaggctgaAGTTGACTtcagattgtttttgttgtaaaaaaatcatttgaatttaAAGTTTCATAAATCTTGAAACAGTTATTAAAAAACCTCTGATCTCTAAATTTTCTTCTAGTCTTTGTTAGACAGGTCTACACAGCAGTTTATAAAGATTAGACATGGACTTGCTATAgttttgacagtgaaaaaaacattttattttctgttttccaaacctgaaaaactaaaaaaaaaggattCAAGCGTTAAATAATATTTCAAGGTGTGACTATGAAAAATCAgccagtaaataaataaataaacaatacacTATGGTTTTCCTTTTAGTTGCGATTCAAAAGCGAAATTCAGCCTTTTCCCCTCTGCCTGCCCACAACACGGACGGGAAGGTCACCTACCTGACCCGCTTTCCGATCAGAGACTCCAGGTACCTCCGCGCTGAAAGCTGTCCCAGGAGTTTGCTGTATCCGCTGGTGAACAGACCGTCTGCGTGTCTCGTCGGTCTGCACAGCACATCACAGGACAGTCACATTAAGCTCTGAACACAGCTGCCAGGTTAACACgccaacaaatgaaaaatggacGCGCACCAGCTCCAATTCTGAGCGCGTATTGGTTCTAATTGCACTCATAATGCGCTGGTTTACTTTTCCATTCTGCtctaaaaacacagcagccttTATACTGATTCAAAGAATAATTGTTCAGTCGACATATCTgccatgaaaatgatttttgttcTGGAAATGACTTCCTCAAAATGTATATATCAGATTATATTATTAAATGCAAATGGCCAGTCTCAGCAGGTGTGCGCCCTTGGAGAAGATGATGCCGTATGAGATAGAAATACAATAATATACTACAAGATTTGAAAACACGCTCATTATAAATTACCATAAGTTTATGATAAAAATTTTAAAGCAAGTCactttcttgttgttttgttattgaAAGCTCTGTTCAGCTTGAAACTACCTCACTGAGCCACATTCATGTCCGATTTTAGATGGAAAGAACACAGGTTTCTTCTCACCTCATGGATGTGTATGGCAGACTCAGAGTCCGGGAGTACAACACACTGCACAGGGCTATTAAGAGAAGCAGCTGGGGGCCGGTCCGTTGTAACATCGCTTTACACCTGAAGATGGAAACGGTGATTTATTATTCTCCCTCTTACCTCAACACAGTGAGAAAACCAGGTCATCTCCCACCGGTCTAGCGAGAGGAAATATTACACTATCCTCTCCTCATTACCCTGtatgttttatagttttatagTCAGGTGAAGTGGTGAATTGCTCCACAGGGGAGTAGATTAGCCACGAGGAGACATAGATTTCTAAACAAACTTCTTCGCCTGATGTTGATTATTGAGAAGAAAATAAGTCAATGGAATCCAATGCGTAATTACGCACAGCGCGGACACTGTCCAGGTCTCAGTATTTTATTACACCTCGTAGATACTGCAGTTGGTTGGCACCATGGGGCACAAACCGAATTTAACATCTCGCGATCTAAATGCTTTCCACATTAAAGTACGAATACATTTACCTGTGGAATTGTAACAATCTTCTCACTTTGGTTTTAAACTAATTCTGCACTCACTACTTGTCACCTAGAAAGGAACACATTAAAGGGTATCGTCCACGAGGGACTGCTAGTGTATAGATCTCTGACAAACCTCCCGGTTAACTGCGAATTctgacagaagaaagaaaatgaactcGCGGAATCCAATGCGTAATTACGCACTGGATTCCGCAAGTAGCGAGGATTAAACACGTGTTATTGCACCGCCGAGACGCTGCAAGTCTGTTGGCACCACAGACCACAAACCAAATTTAATGTGCTGCTTAAATTACAACAAGAAATTGATTCGACATAAAACTCAACTACACTCATCCAAAACCTGACTGGAACGCgcaaaaggaacaaaaacacaagttcaaaacgagcaataaaacaacaacaaacaatcaaaaacaCCGAATCAAAGAAACTCTGAAATCATTTCTGTGTAAATACGAAATCTTACATGTGCTCTGGAGAAGGTTGTCTGCGTTTGGCTCTTTCCGCTGCGCTCTCCAAAGTCCTGATCTTGAGCCGCTGCTGTATGTCCACTCTGCTGCTTCTGCGATGCGTTTGgactctgtctttctgctcGCCTTCAGCTCTGCTCTCCGTTTTATACACCTGGATGTTTCTCAAGGAGCAGGAGGGGACATCAGATTCAATCAGGGGCCCGAGACGTCAGTAGGTCGTTGCTTCCGTCATTGGTCTTGCTCATGGTCGAAACCAAACAGACCTGTGGTTAAATTAGTGGggaggtttgttttttttttcgttttctTCCAATTAATCGGACGAATAACTAACTTATATGCCAGGGTTGATGCCGTTGACTCATCCGATCATTTTTCCCTTGGCTCCTCTCCTGTGGCAATGCTGGTCAAATGCtagagaggagaaactggaaATTAGACAAGAAATCTAAATGGAAAAGATGTGAGACTTGAAGTTAAAGCCGAAGTTTTCTGTAAATCTGTTATAGAAGGTAGAGGACAAGAAAATGAGAAGAAGGTAATACAGGGCCAAGTCTgcataaataaagtaaaattacatttggaaaaaaacagctttatcCTTTCAAATAGCACCCAAGGGCTTCCAGAGATAAAATATCCATGTCTACATCCATGAAATAAATATCCATTCTAAAATGTACCAaggtttcagttcagttcagtatcTATTATTATAAGGCTGGTGATGGAAATAAAGAGGCAGACAAGTTAGTGAATGAGTAGCTGAAGCTTTAAGATAACTCAGCTTGGATGGGGTTTGTGCAAAATGAAGGTTTTCCACAATATTTGATACTATCACTGGTTAACaagcttttgttttcctcccaaTGGTGCATTCATAGAGTTGATAATGTGCCCAGAAGTGGTAAAATGGGCTAAACCTAATGGATAAACACCACTGCAATGACTGTGGATTTGAAGAAAGATTTTCATATAGTCGCATATTATGTTGATTTTTATACTTTCAGAGTTACATATACTGATGATTGTACTGTCGAGAAATCTATAAATTATGAACCAGTAAGGTTCTATCTGAATTTCCCCTCAGACTTACCTTGTCAGGATCTTTGAatgtcactttgtttttgtttttcagttcttGCAGTGTACGATATTTAATGTACAATGTTGCACTGCTCTCTGCTCAAAGGAAATCTTACACTGTCATAACAAAAATGCTACTAATCAATAAGTATTATAAGTATTCATTCTGAGAACCCTTTACGGTTAGGTCGAACCACACCTGTTGGAGATCTTTCCAGCTTTCCAGTTGACACTTGACTGGAGATAAGTTGTCACCAGAACATTGGCATTGTATCTATTGCGAGTGTCAAATGTGCAGTAATCATTTAGAAATATATTGGTGTGTATGTCAAATCTGAAACATTAAATATCTGTCAAATGGTACATAATACAACTTTTCATTTCACCTTGAGGTATCAGACACGTTGGACAGGAagcttttttatttgtgtttttttaatatataaaaacTTCACCCTGACATACCATATACTATAAACTATACCATGATATACCATGATTTGTGCAAATTTCCCCCCCCAGTTTTATAAGGCAAATCAGCAGGCATCATGAGCCAACATTTACTTATGGACCCCAATTTGAATGGCTCTGATTCTTctcataaatatacatttttatgcaAGGTATAGGACTGGAAAAGATTTATTTCCAAGCATAATTTTATGCATTTAacgtttcctttttttttctcatgcatTGTATTGCCGTGACACAAATACCTAATTCCACAACAATGTCATCAAAATCCTGCTTCTGCCATTTATATCCATTTGTTTACCTCCACAGCAGTAGAGGCACCACAGATGGTGCTGaagactgaataaaaacataagGATCTTGCACATTACCACTTTCAATAAATACAATG is a window encoding:
- the vip gene encoding VIP peptides; its protein translation is MCKAMLQRTGPQLLLLIALCSVLYSRTLSLPYTSMRPTRHADGLFTSGYSKLLGQLSARRYLESLIGKRVSDELMEEPVKRHSDAIFTDNYSRFRKQMAVKKYLNSVLTGKRSLEDPGTSDPEESRDEPNTFQENYDDINVDHLLNNFQLPL